TTATTTATGATCTTGCAAAAGAGTGGAAAATCCATGAGAATAATGTTTTTAAAGCTTCAGAATTAAAAGAAGATATACTAAAAGATAGTTCTAATTTTTTTATATTTTTTAATGATACACACGGTACAGGGAATCAGTTCGTAACAGAATTTAAAGATATTATAGAGTCTATAGATGAAAAGAACTGCGCTATTATCTGCATCACTATTACAGATATTGCACTTAAAAGATTTCAAGAAGAATTTTCAGATATTGCATTTATACAGCCAAATTTTCAATCTACTAAAAATATTCAAAAACATCATGCGGAACAAAAGCTGACTCAAGAAGAGTTAGACCTTATAAAAAAGTTAGGTGAAAAAGTATATCCTAGTCATCCCTTAGGATACAAAGAATCTTCTCTTTTAATAGCATATTCTCATCAATGTCCGAACAATACTTTGCCAATCATATGGGCAAATGGAGAGAATAATGAAGTAAAAGCTAAAGCTTATCCTTGGCATCCTTTATTTGAATATAAAAAGATTAAAAAAGAAATTGCTAGATCACAAGAAGTTGATGAAAAAAACCTTACCGCTTTACCACCTAGAAATCCTGATTTTATTGGGAGAGTTGATGAATTAAAAGCGATACAAGAAAATCTGCAAAGTAATAAACTTATTTATATTGTAAATGGTATAGGAGGTGTAGGTAAAAGTGAAGTCTCATATGAGTATTTTCATAAACATAAAGATGAGTATAAAAAAGTAGCTTTCATAGAACTCTCAAATGAAGAGTTGTCCTTAGAAGATATTTTCCTTATAAATTTTAAAGAGATGTTTCAACTTAATAGTTTTGATGCAATTATTAGAAGACTTCAAGAGTATCCTGAAAGAAATCTGTTTTTAATAGATAACCTTGAGAGAATAGAAGATTTTGAAAAACTAAAAGCTTTAAATACAAACTTTGATATGTTAATTACAAGTAGACAAACAGATATAGATACAAACCATCAGTTAAATTTAGAAACACTTTTAAGAGAAGATGCAAGAGAACTTTTTTTAAGCATCTATAAAACCGATGAAGATATTGAAGATATACTTGACTATCTTGACAACCATCCTCTGTTTATAAATCTGATGGCTAAGTCTTTGGTGAGAAAATATATCACTTTAAATGAGTTAAGAGATGATATAAAAAACAATACAATTGCAAAAATTCAGTCAAAAGACAGACAAACATTTGATGAGCATTTGAAAAAAATTTTTAATAAACAGTTTGAAAATGAGAAAGATAAAGAGTTAAAACTGCTTTTACAAAAACTTTCAATTTTCCCATCGGTTGAGATAAGCTTTGAAATATATGATAAGCTGCTTGAAGTCGAAAGAACTCAGCTTCAACAGCTTGTAGATAAAGGGTGGCTTATTCATAAAGATGGTCAATATAAATTGCATCAGATTATTAAAACTTTTATATTGACATCGTATCCACCTGAGTATGAAGAAATAATTCCTATATTTGAAAATGTAGCAAATTACATTGATCCTTATGATTCAACTTTGGTAATTAATTTACTTACTCATTATATCTCTATTATTGAGTCTTTTTTAAGCTTTTATAAAAATCAGAAAGATGGATATATAGCAGGACTATTAGATTCTTTAACATATTTATATTTTGGAGTAGCAGATTATGAAATTGCTTTGAATATACAGAATAATGCAAAAGAGATAAGAGAAAGTTCCCAAAATAGTGACGAGTTATCAATAGCTAAAAGCTATAACCTTTTAGGAGTTATTTTAAATGAACAAGGACAATATGAAGAGGCATTAGACTGGATTGAAAGAGCTTTAGTAATACAGGAAAAAATATTAGAAATAGACCATCCTGATAAAATAGTTACATATAACAATATAGCTTCAGTATATATTAACAAAAAAGATTATAAAAAAGCTTTAGAGTGGTATGATAAAGCTTTAGAAATAGAAAAAAAGTTAGTAGAAATAAACCCGCTTGATATTGTAATAACATATAATGGTTTTGCTTTAGTGTATAGTCAAAGAACGAAATATAAAGAAGCTTTGGAATGGTATGATAAAGCTTTAGAAATAGAGGAAAAAATGTTAGAAGCAAATCATCCAAATATAGCGGTGACGTATAATAATATAGCTACTACTTATTCTTCAAAAGGCAGTGATGAAGATGCATTAGAATGGCATGGAAAAGCTTTAGATATTAAAGAAAAAGTTTTAGGTATAAATCATCCTAGTACAGCTACAACATATAATAATATAGCTACAGTATATAGTTCAAAAAGAAAATACCTAGAAGCTTTAGAATGGTATTTAAAGGCTTTAAAGATAAGGGAAAAAATATTAGGAAACAATCATATTGATACAATATCAACGTATCAAAACATAGCTTTTGTTTATAAAAAACAGAAGTTTTGTAAAAAAGCTTTAGAATATTTCAAAAAAGCTTTAAATGCTTGTGAACAAACTGATTATAGTCGAGATAAAATATTACAAATAAATAGATCAATTAAAGATATAGAAAAACTACAAAAACAAGAAAACAAGGCAAAATTTAAAGATAAGGGTCGTTTTTGTCAAGAGTAGAAAGAGAACTTTCTACCCCATAGGGTAAAGAATCTCATTGTGTACCGCATCACACGCTGCAAGAATCTCATCACTCAATACTACATCCATAGCATCTAAAGAAGCATCGAGCTGTTGAGGT
This is a stretch of genomic DNA from Sulfurimonas sp. C5. It encodes these proteins:
- a CDS encoding tetratricopeptide repeat protein; this encodes MSDILSSHPWLACQLGQKELENLVKKIEEFELDQQKFVNWFSNFKDPKEYELALKLFDLIDFRNSKRLIDTIKTYKTQIDQCKYELDKKNIILVSSDENTDSSNRFIYDLAKEWKIHENNVFKASELKEDILKDSSNFFIFFNDTHGTGNQFVTEFKDIIESIDEKNCAIICITITDIALKRFQEEFSDIAFIQPNFQSTKNIQKHHAEQKLTQEELDLIKKLGEKVYPSHPLGYKESSLLIAYSHQCPNNTLPIIWANGENNEVKAKAYPWHPLFEYKKIKKEIARSQEVDEKNLTALPPRNPDFIGRVDELKAIQENLQSNKLIYIVNGIGGVGKSEVSYEYFHKHKDEYKKVAFIELSNEELSLEDIFLINFKEMFQLNSFDAIIRRLQEYPERNLFLIDNLERIEDFEKLKALNTNFDMLITSRQTDIDTNHQLNLETLLREDARELFLSIYKTDEDIEDILDYLDNHPLFINLMAKSLVRKYITLNELRDDIKNNTIAKIQSKDRQTFDEHLKKIFNKQFENEKDKELKLLLQKLSIFPSVEISFEIYDKLLEVERTQLQQLVDKGWLIHKDGQYKLHQIIKTFILTSYPPEYEEIIPIFENVANYIDPYDSTLVINLLTHYISIIESFLSFYKNQKDGYIAGLLDSLTYLYFGVADYEIALNIQNNAKEIRESSQNSDELSIAKSYNLLGVILNEQGQYEEALDWIERALVIQEKILEIDHPDKIVTYNNIASVYINKKDYKKALEWYDKALEIEKKLVEINPLDIVITYNGFALVYSQRTKYKEALEWYDKALEIEEKMLEANHPNIAVTYNNIATTYSSKGSDEDALEWHGKALDIKEKVLGINHPSTATTYNNIATVYSSKRKYLEALEWYLKALKIREKILGNNHIDTISTYQNIAFVYKKQKFCKKALEYFKKALNACEQTDYSRDKILQINRSIKDIEKLQKQENKAKFKDKGRFCQE